Proteins found in one Fulvitalea axinellae genomic segment:
- a CDS encoding YfhO family protein has translation MIFRKILPHILACLAFLVLMAGYFSPVFQGKTLAQRDVIEFTGTEHEMHEFNEKENRQIHWTGSSFSGMPIWQSSKLNIFSQIHNVIAGTVPAPIWLMFLGFVGFYILLNAFGIKPWFAFAGAAAYSLSTFHMISILAGHINKVYDIALMAPVIAGVYLVYRGKLLRGALITAFFLGMEIYYRHIQISYYLMIMILFWALFEAIEAYRNKTVPDFIKRSAILAAAAGIAIGANIVTLWSTAEYAKSSTRGGSELSSKVAKGEGEGLSKDYAFDWSYGKAESMTLFIPYFYGGGSHEHPGKDSETYKALTKIGFPPQTAEYVLNFFPNYWGSQPFTVGPVYVGAVIFFLFILGLFTVKGPLKWWALSMTILSLFLAWGKNFSAFNDFFFYYVPLYNKFRTVTMVLVVAEIAMPLLGMVALWNIVTGKIAKADALKGLYGATGVTAFLALFFFVAGGSLLQFTSPKDAQLMAGLTKQAKLPPGTLDSVSEALKADRLALFKGDAFRSLLFTLIAAGLIWAFVQEKIKKMWLGVALCVLVIADLWPVNKRYLNNESFAEKKELKKFNFKKTAADIKILADTTKHYRVFNLAGSPFNDGQTSYFHKSLGGYSAIKLQRYQEVVEEYLSKQHIQTINMLNTRYFILPNPQTGQPEARLNPGAAGNAWFIKSLKIVENADQELASLKNFDPKTTAFMDRRFEDKMPQKGDLNFDGNGSIQLQSYDPEELVYSTNSNSEQFAVFSEVYYQPGWNSYIDGVKVPHTRVDYILRGMIVPAGPHKIVFKFEPNSYKIGSIIGLISSILVIVLLAWAIYVQAKANKAKKSEEVSE, from the coding sequence ATGATTTTTAGGAAAATATTACCACACATTCTGGCTTGCCTGGCTTTTCTGGTCCTGATGGCCGGATATTTCTCGCCGGTTTTCCAGGGAAAAACGCTTGCGCAACGCGACGTGATCGAGTTTACGGGCACCGAGCACGAAATGCACGAGTTTAACGAAAAAGAAAACCGCCAGATCCACTGGACGGGTTCCAGCTTTAGCGGCATGCCCATTTGGCAGTCCTCCAAACTCAATATTTTCAGCCAAATACACAACGTGATAGCGGGAACAGTCCCCGCCCCCATTTGGCTGATGTTCTTGGGCTTTGTCGGTTTTTATATTCTGCTCAACGCCTTCGGAATCAAGCCTTGGTTCGCCTTCGCCGGCGCTGCGGCTTATTCGCTGTCCACTTTCCATATGATCAGTATCTTGGCCGGACACATCAACAAGGTCTACGATATTGCGCTGATGGCGCCCGTTATCGCCGGGGTTTATCTGGTTTATCGAGGAAAACTTTTGCGGGGCGCGCTGATAACCGCCTTTTTCTTGGGTATGGAAATCTACTACCGCCATATCCAGATCAGCTACTACCTGATGATCATGATTCTGTTTTGGGCCTTGTTCGAGGCTATCGAGGCTTATCGCAACAAAACAGTTCCCGATTTTATAAAACGTTCCGCCATCTTGGCCGCCGCCGCCGGTATCGCCATCGGGGCGAATATCGTGACGCTTTGGTCCACCGCCGAATACGCAAAATCGAGTACCCGAGGAGGCTCGGAGCTTAGTTCAAAAGTAGCCAAAGGCGAAGGCGAAGGCCTGAGCAAAGATTACGCTTTCGACTGGAGTTACGGCAAAGCGGAGTCCATGACCCTATTTATTCCATATTTTTACGGCGGAGGCTCGCATGAACACCCAGGTAAAGATTCTGAGACTTACAAAGCGTTGACCAAAATTGGCTTCCCGCCACAAACAGCCGAATACGTGCTGAATTTCTTCCCGAATTATTGGGGATCACAACCGTTTACAGTCGGGCCCGTGTATGTGGGAGCAGTGATTTTCTTCCTTTTTATCCTGGGTCTTTTCACCGTAAAAGGTCCACTGAAGTGGTGGGCACTGAGCATGACCATCCTCTCGCTGTTTTTGGCTTGGGGCAAAAACTTCTCGGCCTTCAACGACTTCTTTTTCTATTACGTTCCGCTTTATAACAAATTCCGGACGGTAACCATGGTGCTGGTTGTGGCCGAAATCGCCATGCCTCTGCTCGGGATGGTCGCCCTTTGGAATATCGTGACCGGAAAAATAGCGAAAGCCGATGCGCTCAAAGGCCTCTATGGCGCCACGGGCGTTACCGCTTTCTTGGCCTTGTTCTTCTTCGTGGCGGGCGGATCGTTACTTCAGTTTACCTCTCCTAAAGACGCTCAATTGATGGCGGGCTTGACTAAACAAGCAAAACTTCCTCCCGGAACGCTCGACAGCGTGAGCGAAGCCCTCAAAGCCGACCGCTTGGCCCTTTTCAAAGGCGACGCTTTCAGAAGCTTGCTCTTCACGCTTATCGCCGCAGGGCTCATTTGGGCCTTCGTTCAGGAGAAAATCAAAAAAATGTGGTTGGGCGTAGCTCTCTGCGTTCTCGTGATCGCCGACCTCTGGCCGGTAAACAAGCGTTACCTCAACAACGAAAGCTTTGCGGAGAAAAAGGAACTGAAGAAATTCAACTTCAAGAAAACCGCCGCCGATATCAAAATCTTGGCCGATACCACCAAACATTACCGTGTGTTCAACTTGGCCGGAAGCCCGTTTAACGACGGCCAGACTTCGTATTTCCACAAATCACTGGGCGGATACAGCGCCATCAAGCTCCAACGCTACCAGGAAGTGGTGGAAGAATATTTGAGCAAACAGCATATCCAGACCATCAATATGCTGAACACCCGCTACTTTATCTTGCCAAATCCGCAAACCGGACAGCCGGAGGCGAGACTGAACCCGGGAGCCGCCGGTAACGCTTGGTTTATCAAGAGTCTGAAAATTGTGGAGAATGCCGACCAGGAATTGGCTTCGCTCAAAAACTTCGACCCGAAAACCACGGCCTTTATGGATCGTCGCTTCGAGGACAAAATGCCGCAAAAAGGCGATTTGAACTTCGACGGAAATGGTTCGATCCAGCTTCAGTCATATGATCCCGAAGAGCTGGTCTACAGCACGAACTCAAACAGCGAGCAGTTTGCGGTTTTCTCGGAGGTTTATTATCAGCCGGGCTGGAACTCGTACATCGACGGCGTAAAGGTTCCGCATACCCGCGTCGATTATATCCTGAGAGGAATGATAGTGCCGGCCGGACCGCACAAAATCGTATTTAAATTCGAGCCTAATTCATATAAAATCGGTAGTATTATCGGTTTGATTAGCTCTATCCTCGTGATCGTTCTGTTGGCTTGGGCCATTTACGTTCAGGCCAAGGCGAACAAAGCCAAAAAATCTGAGGAAGTGTCCGAGTAA
- a CDS encoding TetR/AcrR family transcriptional regulator has translation MRAKDDEKVCRVHRAALKLFNEQGFHGASMGKIAKEAGVSPATLYLYYENKDDMIRKVYLQENARMAEAVLGKMSGESFRQRLRSIFMAYYHYILESPQSFRFMEQYLNCPCLSGNCVKAMQDSFAELFKLLRAGKRDGLLRNVSDDMLFAFLFFPVGKVAKATLTKAMSPTADDLEDMFDMSWSAVRA, from the coding sequence GTGAGAGCGAAAGACGACGAAAAAGTGTGCCGTGTACATCGGGCGGCGTTGAAGCTGTTTAACGAACAGGGTTTCCACGGGGCATCGATGGGCAAGATTGCGAAAGAGGCGGGAGTTTCCCCGGCCACTTTGTATCTCTATTATGAGAACAAAGACGATATGATTCGCAAGGTGTATTTGCAGGAAAACGCCCGGATGGCCGAGGCCGTATTGGGCAAGATGTCCGGAGAATCGTTCCGTCAGCGTCTCAGAAGCATATTTATGGCTTATTATCACTATATATTGGAGTCGCCGCAAAGCTTCCGGTTTATGGAGCAATATCTGAATTGTCCCTGCCTTTCGGGCAATTGCGTAAAGGCCATGCAAGATTCTTTCGCCGAATTGTTCAAACTTTTGCGAGCCGGAAAAAGAGACGGTTTGCTTAGAAATGTTTCCGACGATATGCTCTTCGCGTTCCTGTTTTTCCCCGTGGGGAAAGTGGCCAAGGCCACATTGACAAAAGCGATGAGTCCAACCGCGGACGATTTGGAAGACATGTTTGACATGTCTTGGTCGGCGGTGAGAGCCTAG
- a CDS encoding NAD(P)H-dependent oxidoreductase, whose protein sequence is MSLTETTVNLIEKLNWRYAVKKFDAEKKLSDEQVETLLEALRLTPSSFGLQAWKFVVVKNPEIRQSLVEHSWNQQQVADASHLIVLCRQSTIDAGDVDRFIAEIAETRNLPVEALGEYSEMMKGFVGNFDEATASAWMTKQLYIALGNLLTSAAVLGIDACPMEGFNPVAYDEILGLEEKGLNSVLVVPVGYRAEDDAYAGLKKVRRATEDVIIEI, encoded by the coding sequence ATGAGTTTGACAGAAACTACCGTAAACCTGATCGAGAAATTGAACTGGCGTTATGCCGTTAAGAAATTTGACGCCGAGAAAAAACTTAGCGACGAGCAAGTGGAAACCCTGCTTGAAGCCTTGCGTTTGACGCCTTCTTCGTTCGGTTTACAGGCTTGGAAATTCGTAGTGGTGAAGAATCCTGAAATCCGCCAGAGTTTGGTGGAGCATTCTTGGAACCAGCAACAGGTTGCGGACGCTTCGCACCTGATTGTGCTGTGCCGTCAGTCGACTATCGATGCTGGTGACGTTGACCGCTTTATCGCCGAGATCGCCGAGACGCGTAACCTTCCGGTAGAGGCTTTGGGCGAGTATTCTGAAATGATGAAAGGCTTTGTGGGTAATTTTGACGAGGCCACGGCTTCGGCTTGGATGACCAAACAACTTTACATCGCTTTGGGCAATTTGCTTACTTCGGCGGCCGTGTTGGGAATCGACGCTTGCCCGATGGAAGGTTTTAATCCTGTGGCTTATGACGAGATTCTCGGTCTTGAGGAAAAAGGCCTGAATTCCGTGTTGGTTGTTCCTGTAGGCTACCGTGCCGAGGACGACGCTTACGCTGGCCTCAAGAAAGTGCGTCGCGCAACAGAGGACGTGATCATTGAGATCTGA
- a CDS encoding M3 family metallopeptidase produces MMKNPFLEEYDTPFGVPPFGEIELEHYLPAFERGMEAQRAEVSAIVENPDSPTFSNTVEALERSGALLDRVSSVFQPLLSADTNPEMQALASVLAPKLSEHRDDISLNATLFGRVKSVYDNRETLDLSVEENTLLEETYKSFARNGAELSRERQAELRKINEELSVLSLKFGENVLGETNAFELFLDRKEDLAGLPEAVVITAREEAQKSGRDGGWLFTLHHPSLIPFLQYSRRRELRKRMFKAYVNRGDNGNERDNKTNVSRMASLRVRRAKLLGYATHADYVLEKSMAKTPANVLGLLDRLWTPALRRAKDEASEMQAMIEGEGHDYVLEPWDWWYYAEKLKKEKYELDEEALRPYFELERMRSGLFSVAGKLFGLGFEQRSDIPVYHTEAEVFEVTEAGGKTLGLLYMDLFPRASKRAGAWMTSFRKQSGAKSGAVLPLISVVCNFTKPVGDAPALLSFEEVNTLYHEFGHALHGLLSECEYKSLSGTAVPRDFVELPSQILENWASAPEVLGEIARHYKTDKPIPEEMLRKMDEASKFNQGFATVEYLAASYLDMAWHTLEDDAPRDVAEFEKRTLDGIGLMPQIISRYRSTYFSHIFYGGYSSGYYSYIWAELLDADAFGRFKETGLFNAETAESFRKNILEKGGTEDPMTLYRRFRGCDPEIGPLLERRGLD; encoded by the coding sequence ATGATGAAAAATCCGTTTTTGGAAGAATACGATACTCCGTTTGGCGTTCCGCCTTTCGGCGAGATTGAATTGGAGCATTACCTGCCGGCTTTTGAGCGGGGAATGGAGGCGCAACGAGCCGAGGTAAGCGCAATTGTCGAAAATCCGGATTCGCCTACTTTTTCCAATACCGTGGAGGCTTTGGAACGGAGCGGGGCTTTGCTTGACCGTGTGAGCTCAGTGTTCCAGCCCTTGCTTTCCGCCGATACCAACCCGGAAATGCAGGCCTTGGCTTCGGTGCTGGCACCGAAACTTTCCGAGCACCGTGATGATATTAGCCTGAATGCCACTTTGTTTGGCAGGGTAAAGTCGGTTTATGATAATCGGGAGACTTTGGATCTTTCGGTGGAGGAAAATACTTTGCTGGAAGAGACTTACAAGAGCTTTGCCCGTAACGGAGCGGAGCTTTCCAGAGAACGACAGGCGGAATTGCGCAAAATAAACGAGGAGCTTTCCGTGTTGTCGCTCAAGTTTGGGGAAAACGTTTTGGGCGAAACCAACGCTTTCGAGCTGTTTTTGGACCGGAAAGAGGACTTGGCCGGACTGCCGGAAGCCGTCGTTATTACGGCCCGAGAGGAAGCCCAAAAATCGGGAAGGGACGGGGGCTGGCTTTTTACGTTGCATCACCCGAGTCTGATTCCGTTTTTGCAATATTCCCGGCGAAGGGAATTGCGCAAGCGGATGTTCAAGGCTTACGTCAACCGTGGAGATAACGGCAACGAACGGGACAACAAAACCAACGTTTCCCGGATGGCCTCTTTGCGGGTTCGTCGCGCGAAGCTGTTGGGCTACGCTACCCACGCCGATTATGTTTTGGAAAAAAGCATGGCCAAAACTCCCGCCAATGTCCTCGGTTTGCTGGATCGTCTTTGGACGCCGGCTTTGCGCAGGGCCAAAGACGAGGCTAGCGAAATGCAGGCGATGATTGAGGGCGAGGGCCACGATTACGTTTTGGAACCGTGGGATTGGTGGTATTACGCTGAAAAACTAAAGAAAGAAAAATACGAGCTGGACGAGGAGGCTTTGCGTCCGTATTTCGAGTTGGAACGCATGCGGAGCGGATTGTTTTCCGTGGCCGGCAAGCTGTTCGGCTTGGGTTTCGAACAGCGTTCGGATATTCCGGTATACCATACCGAAGCGGAAGTATTTGAAGTGACCGAGGCCGGAGGCAAAACGCTTGGTTTGCTGTATATGGACCTTTTCCCGAGAGCCAGCAAACGGGCCGGCGCTTGGATGACGAGCTTCCGCAAACAGTCCGGCGCAAAGAGCGGAGCCGTGTTGCCGTTGATTTCCGTGGTTTGCAATTTTACCAAGCCGGTCGGCGATGCGCCCGCCTTGCTTAGTTTTGAAGAGGTGAACACGCTTTACCATGAATTCGGTCACGCTCTGCATGGCCTGTTGTCGGAGTGTGAGTACAAGAGCCTTTCCGGCACGGCGGTGCCCCGGGATTTTGTGGAACTGCCTTCGCAGATTTTGGAGAATTGGGCTTCGGCGCCGGAAGTGTTGGGGGAGATTGCCCGCCATTACAAAACGGACAAGCCGATACCGGAGGAAATGCTTCGCAAAATGGACGAGGCATCGAAGTTCAACCAAGGCTTCGCTACGGTGGAATATCTTGCGGCCTCGTATCTGGATATGGCTTGGCATACGCTGGAAGACGATGCGCCGAGAGATGTCGCCGAATTTGAAAAGCGGACACTGGACGGTATCGGGCTGATGCCGCAGATTATTTCGCGTTATCGCAGTACGTATTTTAGTCATATTTTCTACGGAGGGTATTCGTCCGGATATTACAGCTACATTTGGGCGGAGCTGTTGGACGCCGACGCTTTCGGGCGCTTTAAGGAAACGGGTCTTTTCAATGCCGAAACGGCCGAGTCTTTCCGGAAAAATATCCTTGAGAAAGGAGGGACCGAAGATCCGATGACGCTTTACCGCCGTTTCCGCGGTTGCGATCCGGAGATCGGGCCACTGTTGGAGCGGAGGGGATTGGATTGA
- a CDS encoding carbonic anhydrase: MDINKIFENNQSWVEEQLQLDEGYFDKLSEGQQPEILYIGCSDSRVTAEEMMGARPGEVFVHRNIANMVPNVDLSSMSVINYAVSSLKVKHVIVCGHYGCGGVNAAMQANDLGILNPWLRNIRDVYRFHKIELDAIADEQKKYDRLVELNVQEQCVNVLKTSEVQIANKEWGLTVHGWVFDMRTGKIKDLNIDFGNILKGIQEIYRLV, encoded by the coding sequence ATGGACATCAATAAAATATTTGAGAATAACCAGAGTTGGGTAGAAGAGCAACTCCAGTTGGACGAAGGCTATTTTGATAAACTTTCGGAAGGACAACAGCCGGAAATCCTATACATAGGCTGTTCCGATAGCCGGGTGACGGCCGAGGAAATGATGGGCGCCAGGCCTGGCGAGGTATTCGTGCACCGAAATATCGCCAATATGGTTCCGAACGTGGATTTGAGTTCCATGTCCGTGATCAATTACGCTGTTTCCAGCCTGAAGGTAAAGCACGTGATCGTATGCGGCCATTACGGTTGCGGTGGCGTAAACGCGGCGATGCAGGCCAATGATTTGGGAATCCTGAATCCGTGGCTGAGAAATATCCGAGACGTTTATCGTTTCCACAAAATAGAGCTGGACGCCATCGCTGACGAACAAAAGAAATACGACCGCTTGGTGGAGCTTAACGTGCAGGAACAGTGCGTGAACGTTCTGAAGACTTCGGAAGTGCAGATTGCCAATAAGGAATGGGGACTTACCGTTCACGGTTGGGTGTTTGATATGCGTACCGGAAAGATTAAGGATCTGAATATCGATTTTGGAAATATCCTGAAAGGCATTCAGGAAATCTATCGTTTGGTTTAA